One segment of Cerasicoccus sp. TK19100 DNA contains the following:
- a CDS encoding ABC transporter permease, with translation MPWYLYLAFKQLFPTGRAASFFAWISITGVALGVAILIVFASIMNGLGERIRGKVSETFGHAHVFTGSIIYDYEELLDDLRAYPGVKAATPYTNGMLMMQFGNRPAFPKITGLNPWEEDQVVPLEDYILQGSIDKFNDQKIIISMGIARQLQVGVGDLVNLYSPLMLQQLKRDEIPLPMELEVCAIFESGFNEVDNNTIVVTRRTMQELYGLGDGIHGVMLLIDDPDSVHDFTHKLQQHLGGDYQSLSWMEANENLLFLLQFEKTIMLFLLFVILIIAGFCISAILIVTALQKTREIGLLHAMGGRSRQLAAIFCLDGMLVSMMGCIVGTVMAFLLINVRSFIIKLMLYTTGQSDAFQEHYPLPIMDLPIAYQISDFVLIYIFCLLVGALAGLYPAWRAANMNPSEAIRAE, from the coding sequence ATGCCCTGGTATCTGTATCTCGCGTTCAAACAACTGTTTCCGACTGGTCGGGCGGCATCGTTTTTCGCGTGGATAAGCATCACGGGCGTCGCGCTGGGCGTGGCGATCCTGATCGTGTTCGCCAGCATCATGAACGGCCTCGGTGAGCGCATTCGCGGCAAGGTTTCCGAGACATTCGGTCACGCCCACGTCTTCACCGGCAGCATTATTTACGACTACGAGGAGCTGCTCGACGATCTGCGCGCCTACCCAGGTGTCAAGGCCGCCACACCCTACACGAATGGCATGCTGATGATGCAGTTCGGCAATCGCCCGGCCTTCCCGAAAATCACCGGCCTCAACCCATGGGAAGAAGACCAGGTGGTGCCGCTGGAGGACTACATTCTGCAGGGCAGCATCGATAAATTTAACGACCAGAAAATCATTATCAGTATGGGCATCGCCCGCCAGCTTCAGGTTGGCGTGGGCGACTTGGTCAACCTCTACTCGCCCCTCATGCTCCAGCAGCTCAAGCGCGACGAGATCCCGCTGCCCATGGAGCTCGAAGTGTGCGCGATTTTCGAGTCCGGCTTTAACGAGGTGGATAACAACACCATCGTCGTCACCCGCCGCACAATGCAGGAACTTTACGGTCTGGGTGACGGTATTCACGGCGTCATGCTACTGATTGACGACCCGGACAGTGTCCACGATTTCACCCACAAGTTGCAGCAGCACCTCGGCGGTGATTACCAGTCACTCAGTTGGATGGAGGCTAATGAAAACCTGCTCTTTTTGCTCCAGTTTGAAAAGACGATCATGCTGTTTTTGCTGTTCGTGATCCTGATCATCGCGGGCTTCTGCATTAGCGCGATTTTGATCGTAACCGCGCTGCAAAAGACACGCGAAATTGGCCTGCTGCACGCCATGGGAGGACGCTCGCGCCAGCTAGCGGCCATTTTCTGCTTGGACGGTATGCTGGTTAGCATGATGGGCTGCATCGTGGGTACCGTGATGGCATTTCTGCTCATCAACGTCCGCAGCTTCATCATCAAGCTGATGCTTTACACAACCGGCCAAAGCGACGCCTTTCAGGAGCATTACCCTTTGCCCATCATGGACTTGCCGATCGCCTATCAAATCAGCGACTTCGTCCTCATTTACATTTTCTGCCTGCTCGTGGGTGCACTGGCCGGGCTCTATCCCGCGTGGCGCGCCGCCAATATGAACCCATCGGAAGCCATTCGGGCTGAGTAA
- a CDS encoding ABC transporter ATP-binding protein produces the protein MTQQSAILEARGLSKTFQTPTRPIQVLDEANVLLAYGESLSIRGESGAGKTTLLYLLSVLEKPDSGELYWGGESVLDKSPNWRARKRATFMGFVFQAYYLMPELNALENVLLARRLLGKVRREDRERAADLLNRVGLSERAKQIPSKLSGGEKQRVAVARALMNQPPLILADEPTGNLDERTGEQIMDLLLNLCAEEKTSLILVTHNPDFAKRTDRGLNLHNGRFESA, from the coding sequence ATGACCCAGCAAAGCGCCATACTCGAAGCTCGCGGGCTCAGCAAAACCTTCCAAACGCCCACCCGGCCCATCCAGGTGCTCGACGAAGCCAACGTATTGCTCGCTTATGGCGAGAGCCTCTCGATTCGCGGCGAATCCGGCGCGGGCAAGACTACCCTGCTCTACCTGCTCTCGGTATTGGAAAAACCCGACAGCGGCGAACTTTACTGGGGTGGCGAAAGCGTGCTGGACAAGTCCCCAAACTGGCGCGCCCGCAAGCGCGCGACGTTCATGGGTTTTGTTTTTCAGGCCTACTATTTGATGCCCGAGCTCAATGCGCTGGAGAATGTCCTCCTGGCCCGCCGACTGCTTGGCAAAGTCCGCCGCGAAGACCGCGAACGCGCCGCCGATCTGCTCAACCGTGTCGGGCTGTCCGAACGTGCCAAACAAATACCGTCCAAGCTTTCCGGCGGCGAAAAGCAACGCGTGGCCGTCGCCCGCGCCCTGATGAATCAGCCGCCGCTCATCCTCGCCGACGAGCCCACGGGCAACCTCGACGAACGCACCGGCGAGCAAATTATGGACCTGCTGCTCAACCTGTGCGCCGAGGAAAAGACCAGTCTCATTCTCGTCACCCACAACCCAGACTTCGCCAAGCGCACAGATCGCGGCCTGAATTTGCACAATGGCCGGTTTGAGTCGGCGTAA
- the cimA gene encoding citramalate synthase: MNTAKPNVFVYDTTLRDGTQGEGISFTVSSKVRLAEKLDSFGIDYIEGGWPGSNPRDMAFFEQVKKVKFKHAKVAAFGSTRRAKLAVEEDPQVQLLLEAETPVVTFFGKTWLLHVEEVLRTTAEENLKMIEDTTRYLVDNGREVVYDAEHFFDGYKDNPEFALKTLEAAQRGGASFLTLCDTNGGTLVGEVQDIVQKIVAHFPQTRIGMHCHNDAGLGVAVSLAGVEAGATMVQGTMNGYGERIGNANLTTIIPNLSLKMGYPMACSGKIASLRDLSLFTAELANQRHDSKQPYVGASAFVHKGGVHADAVNKVKHSYEHIEPEAVGNRTRVVVSDMSGRASIMMKAHEMGLDVESKSPAMKSFLDELKTLEFKGYEYEAADASFKLLIRRYIDGKSEPFTIQNFKLNDEYGEWKDDVTAEATMKVKIGEKVYHVVDEATGPVGALDGALRKALEAEFPKVHDVRLTDFKVRVLDGQKASKAIVRVQIESTDGENIWGTVGASDDIIEASLEALRDAFLYKIALDQGEA; encoded by the coding sequence ATGAATACCGCGAAACCAAACGTTTTTGTTTACGACACGACCCTGCGTGACGGCACGCAGGGCGAAGGCATTTCTTTCACCGTCAGCTCCAAAGTGCGACTGGCGGAGAAACTGGACTCGTTCGGTATTGATTACATTGAGGGCGGTTGGCCGGGCTCGAACCCGCGAGACATGGCGTTCTTCGAGCAGGTGAAGAAGGTGAAATTCAAGCACGCCAAGGTGGCGGCATTTGGCTCGACGCGCCGCGCGAAGCTCGCCGTGGAGGAGGACCCGCAGGTCCAACTGCTACTGGAGGCGGAGACGCCGGTGGTGACCTTTTTCGGCAAAACCTGGCTCCTGCACGTGGAGGAGGTGCTGCGCACGACGGCCGAGGAAAACCTCAAAATGATCGAAGACACTACGCGCTACCTCGTCGATAACGGGCGTGAGGTAGTTTATGACGCAGAACACTTTTTCGACGGTTACAAGGACAACCCCGAGTTTGCACTAAAGACCCTGGAAGCTGCTCAACGCGGCGGGGCGTCGTTCCTGACCCTGTGCGACACCAATGGCGGCACGCTCGTCGGCGAGGTGCAGGACATCGTTCAGAAGATCGTAGCGCATTTCCCGCAGACCCGGATTGGCATGCATTGCCACAACGATGCGGGATTGGGCGTAGCCGTTTCGCTGGCGGGCGTCGAGGCGGGTGCCACGATGGTGCAGGGCACGATGAACGGCTACGGCGAACGTATCGGCAACGCCAACCTGACGACGATCATCCCGAATCTTTCGCTGAAAATGGGCTACCCGATGGCTTGCTCGGGAAAGATTGCCAGCTTGCGCGATCTGTCTCTCTTTACAGCGGAGCTCGCGAACCAGCGCCACGACAGCAAGCAGCCCTACGTGGGCGCATCGGCCTTTGTCCACAAGGGCGGGGTGCATGCGGACGCGGTCAACAAGGTGAAGCATTCCTACGAGCACATTGAGCCCGAAGCCGTTGGCAACCGCACGCGGGTGGTCGTTTCGGATATGTCGGGCCGCGCGTCGATCATGATGAAGGCGCACGAGATGGGCCTCGACGTCGAATCGAAGTCCCCCGCGATGAAGAGCTTCCTCGATGAGTTGAAGACGCTGGAATTCAAGGGCTACGAATACGAGGCTGCCGACGCGTCGTTTAAGTTGCTCATCCGCCGCTATATCGATGGTAAGAGCGAGCCTTTCACGATTCAGAATTTCAAGCTCAACGACGAATACGGTGAGTGGAAGGACGACGTGACTGCCGAGGCGACCATGAAGGTGAAGATCGGCGAAAAAGTTTACCACGTAGTGGACGAAGCTACGGGCCCGGTTGGCGCGCTTGACGGCGCGTTGCGCAAGGCGCTGGAGGCGGAGTTCCCGAAGGTGCATGATGTCCGCCTGACCGACTTCAAGGTGCGCGTGCTGGATGGGCAAAAGGCCTCGAAGGCAATCGTCCGCGTCCAGATCGAGTCGACCGATGGCGAAAACATTTGGGGCACCGTGGGCGCGTCGG
- a CDS encoding DUF983 domain-containing protein, with product MPQPPSSGEILSRGLTGSCPKCGQRGLFRNWFLLKDACPHCGLSLGKEDGFYLGTTSIGYVAAIIIVLIPICFLVVADVIGVWTGVAIGIAGSLVLVAALYPAMLMALITVYYFFRPQELADSAENDA from the coding sequence ATGCCCCAGCCCCCCTCCTCCGGTGAAATCCTCTCCCGTGGCCTGACGGGCAGCTGCCCCAAGTGCGGCCAGCGCGGCCTGTTCCGCAATTGGTTTTTACTCAAAGACGCCTGCCCACACTGTGGCCTCAGCCTGGGCAAGGAAGACGGCTTCTACCTCGGCACGACCTCCATTGGGTATGTCGCGGCGATCATCATCGTGCTGATCCCGATTTGCTTTCTCGTGGTGGCAGATGTCATTGGGGTGTGGACCGGCGTGGCCATCGGCATTGCTGGCAGCCTGGTGCTCGTGGCAGCGCTTTACCCTGCCATGTTGATGGCGCTGATCACCGTTTACTATTTTTTCAGACCGCAGGAGCTGGCCGACAGCGCGGAAAACGACGCATAA
- a CDS encoding HAD family hydrolase: MEIGAIFDWDGVVIDSSAAHERSWELLAEEKNLPLPADHFKKGFGRKNQFIIPNLLNWTQNTVEIEELSYRKEELYREIIKRDGIDALPGIKELLQFLHSREIPCVVGTSTPRINVETIIDVLGIREFFKDIVSAEDVTHGKPDPEVFLLGAKKIVREPNRCLVFEDAHYGIEAGINGGMKVVAVATTHPIEDLGAAHMQVHRLSDLNYEAMLDLVR; this comes from the coding sequence ATGGAAATCGGAGCTATTTTTGACTGGGACGGCGTCGTCATCGACTCCTCCGCCGCACACGAACGCAGTTGGGAGCTACTGGCAGAGGAGAAAAACCTCCCGCTGCCCGCCGACCATTTTAAGAAAGGCTTTGGCCGGAAAAATCAATTTATCATCCCGAATCTGCTCAACTGGACGCAGAACACGGTCGAGATCGAAGAGCTCAGCTACCGTAAAGAGGAGCTCTATCGCGAGATCATCAAACGCGATGGCATCGACGCTCTGCCCGGCATCAAGGAGCTGCTTCAGTTCTTGCACAGCCGCGAAATCCCCTGCGTGGTCGGCACCTCCACGCCCCGCATTAACGTGGAAACCATCATCGACGTGCTTGGCATTCGCGAGTTTTTCAAGGACATCGTTTCGGCGGAAGATGTTACGCACGGCAAGCCCGACCCCGAGGTCTTCCTGCTTGGTGCCAAGAAGATCGTCCGTGAGCCCAACCGTTGTCTGGTGTTTGAAGACGCCCACTACGGAATCGAGGCCGGCATTAACGGCGGCATGAAGGTCGTCGCCGTCGCCACCACGCACCCGATTGAGGACCTCGGAGCCGCGCACATGCAAGTTCACCGCCTCAGCGACCTCAATTATGAAGCAATGCTCGACCTGGTAAGGTAA
- a CDS encoding tetratricopeptide repeat protein, whose amino-acid sequence MHFVRIMQLLQMGRSKEAEEIARDWITKEPNEANAFFWLARTLTNQSRYREALDVIKAGLDLDAMNGDAHYIHAEILFHMGKHRAALKELETAIEIDPDDEHYLILMGYILLKQGKRPKALEAANRALALDPESTDALQLRAAILARMNKAEAAEEDMNLVFADAADDDGAHMTQGWNCLLGGSYDRARTHFAEALRIDPTNESARLGLLETFKARSVVYRVLFGFLLWYTKLPTMWQLGVMGGFLFLRDDIPLWIGMVFRSAAVYIIVDYTITLFLILLLAKDAIFNLVIYSDPTTRVALNDMEKRGVAWSAPFLLLIIAAAAARFFTGSLFFILHMLLGSVGASVMTEIHQLRNDKSRREGWIGAGLITALCIVFTVGYYTGLPESYRWFGMCVLGMLLVSLRLDYLSERE is encoded by the coding sequence ATGCATTTTGTGCGCATCATGCAGCTACTGCAAATGGGACGGAGTAAGGAAGCGGAGGAGATTGCCCGCGACTGGATCACCAAAGAGCCAAACGAAGCCAATGCCTTTTTCTGGCTGGCCCGCACGTTGACGAATCAGTCGCGCTACCGCGAGGCGCTCGATGTCATCAAAGCTGGTCTGGATCTCGACGCGATGAACGGCGATGCGCATTACATTCATGCCGAGATCCTCTTCCACATGGGCAAGCACCGCGCCGCGCTCAAGGAGCTGGAAACCGCCATCGAGATCGATCCCGACGACGAGCACTACCTCATCCTGATGGGCTACATCCTGCTCAAGCAGGGCAAGCGCCCCAAAGCGCTTGAGGCCGCCAATCGCGCGCTCGCCCTGGATCCGGAAAGCACCGACGCCCTGCAACTGCGCGCCGCCATCCTCGCCCGCATGAACAAAGCCGAAGCGGCTGAGGAAGACATGAACCTCGTCTTTGCCGACGCGGCGGACGACGATGGTGCCCACATGACCCAAGGCTGGAATTGCCTGCTGGGCGGCTCCTACGACCGCGCCCGCACCCACTTTGCCGAAGCCCTGCGCATCGATCCCACCAACGAAAGCGCTCGCCTCGGTCTGTTGGAAACGTTTAAGGCGCGCAGCGTGGTTTACCGTGTCCTTTTTGGCTTTTTGCTCTGGTACACGAAGCTGCCAACCATGTGGCAACTGGGGGTCATGGGCGGCTTTTTATTCCTGCGGGATGATATCCCATTGTGGATCGGTATGGTGTTTCGCTCGGCCGCAGTCTATATCATAGTCGACTACACCATCACGCTGTTTCTTATTCTGCTGCTGGCCAAAGACGCGATATTCAACCTGGTCATCTACTCCGACCCAACCACGAGAGTCGCCCTGAACGACATGGAAAAACGCGGCGTCGCCTGGTCGGCCCCGTTCCTGTTGCTCATCATTGCAGCCGCCGCGGCGCGGTTTTTCACGGGCTCGTTGTTCTTCATCCTGCACATGCTATTGGGCTCCGTCGGTGCCAGCGTGATGACCGAGATTCACCAACTGCGCAACGACAAGAGCCGCCGCGAAGGCTGGATTGGCGCAGGTCTCATCACAGCGTTGTGCATCGTATTTACCGTGGGTTATTACACCGGGCTGCCCGAGTCTTACCGCTGGTTTGGTATGTGTGTCCTGGGGATGCTCCTCGTTTCGCTGCGCCTGGATTACCTAAGTGAGCGGGAGTAG
- a CDS encoding FKBP-type peptidyl-prolyl cis-trans isomerase, which produces MILKHLRPLAAAALLSLPLVSMAEDAGSAQNMTTIENFGWFVAESTQKLEFNDAEKEAFMKGVKQALDGQDGPEDKQTAAMQVQQYLQQRFNTIQEGETKKFFEELAANPNVKQSPTGLYYEIIEEGDAERAGADDSVKVNYKGSLIDGTEFDSSYKRGEPATFPVGGVVKGFGEGVQLVGPGGKVKLYIPGNLGYGPNPPRGSQIPPNGTLIFEVEMIDINPES; this is translated from the coding sequence ATGATACTAAAGCACCTACGTCCCCTCGCAGCCGCCGCCTTGCTATCTTTGCCCCTCGTATCGATGGCAGAGGACGCTGGTAGCGCCCAAAATATGACTACGATAGAAAACTTCGGCTGGTTCGTTGCCGAAAGCACGCAAAAACTCGAATTCAACGATGCCGAGAAGGAAGCGTTCATGAAAGGCGTCAAGCAAGCGCTCGACGGTCAAGACGGACCAGAAGACAAGCAAACAGCAGCCATGCAGGTGCAGCAATACCTGCAGCAGCGTTTCAACACCATTCAGGAGGGCGAAACCAAGAAGTTCTTTGAAGAACTGGCCGCCAATCCCAATGTGAAGCAGAGCCCAACCGGCCTCTACTATGAAATCATTGAAGAAGGCGACGCTGAGCGCGCCGGCGCGGATGATTCCGTAAAGGTTAACTACAAGGGCTCCCTGATCGACGGCACAGAGTTCGACAGCTCCTACAAGCGCGGCGAACCCGCAACCTTCCCGGTTGGTGGCGTCGTCAAGGGCTTCGGCGAAGGTGTCCAGCTCGTTGGCCCCGGTGGCAAGGTAAAGCTCTACATCCCGGGCAACCTCGGCTACGGCCCGAACCCGCCACGCGGCAGCCAGATCCCGCCGAACGGCACCCTGATCTTCGAAGTCGAGATGATCGACATCAACCCCGAGTCCTAA
- the hflX gene encoding GTPase HflX encodes MIQTDDLNPMINRAFLLGVRGPKMPEGEAETLLDELEELVSNLGIGVGVKQVVKIREANAAFLLGTGKVREIAEEIKNHGCDSLIFDEPLSAGQQRNWEKELGGKILVIDRQEIILDIFNSRAQTKEASLQVELARLEYELPRMKRAWSHLDRQRGGGAVQRDAGETQLEMDQRMIRTRISRLKKELTEVLQHREVQRKKRQRVPLPTASIVGYTNAGKSSLLNRVTQSEVLAADKLFATLDPTTRRAELPSGQALLMTDTVGFIRRLPHRLVEAFKATLEEAVVATFLIHVLDASSPDVEHHYATTMNVLKELKADEKTIITVFNKVDKIEDPMQLTMLRHDYPDALFISVKTGYGLDKLLDKCQECIGEWGEPVELLIPHDRYDLINQLHEAGAITSKEVTDEGVHIEGTAPKRLLDQVKPFLINGRTIA; translated from the coding sequence ATGATTCAAACTGATGACCTGAACCCGATGATTAACCGCGCGTTCCTGCTGGGGGTGCGCGGACCCAAGATGCCCGAAGGGGAAGCCGAGACACTGCTCGATGAGCTGGAAGAGTTGGTCAGCAATTTAGGCATAGGTGTCGGCGTGAAGCAGGTCGTTAAAATTCGGGAGGCCAATGCGGCCTTTTTGCTCGGCACGGGAAAAGTCCGTGAGATCGCCGAGGAGATTAAGAATCACGGCTGCGATTCGCTGATTTTCGATGAACCGCTCTCGGCTGGTCAGCAGCGCAACTGGGAGAAGGAGCTCGGCGGGAAGATACTCGTCATCGACCGGCAGGAGATCATTTTAGATATCTTTAACAGCCGCGCGCAGACCAAGGAGGCGTCACTCCAAGTCGAGCTGGCGCGGCTGGAGTACGAGCTGCCGCGGATGAAGCGCGCGTGGAGCCACCTGGACCGTCAGCGCGGCGGTGGTGCCGTCCAGCGTGACGCCGGTGAAACCCAGCTCGAAATGGACCAACGCATGATCCGCACCCGCATTTCGCGGTTGAAGAAGGAGCTGACCGAGGTCCTCCAACACCGCGAGGTGCAGCGCAAAAAACGCCAGCGTGTCCCCTTGCCCACGGCCTCGATCGTTGGCTACACCAATGCGGGCAAGAGCAGCCTGCTCAACCGCGTCACGCAGTCCGAGGTGCTCGCGGCGGACAAACTCTTTGCCACACTCGATCCGACCACCCGCCGCGCCGAATTACCCAGTGGACAGGCCTTGCTCATGACGGACACGGTGGGCTTTATCCGCCGCCTGCCTCACCGCCTTGTCGAGGCCTTTAAGGCGACGCTGGAAGAAGCCGTCGTGGCGACGTTCTTGATTCACGTGCTCGACGCCTCCAGCCCAGATGTGGAGCACCATTACGCCACCACAATGAACGTCCTCAAAGAGCTCAAGGCCGACGAAAAGACGATCATCACCGTCTTCAACAAGGTGGACAAGATTGAAGACCCCATGCAGCTAACGATGCTGCGCCATGATTACCCGGATGCGTTGTTTATCAGCGTCAAGACCGGCTATGGCTTGGACAAACTGCTCGACAAGTGCCAGGAGTGCATTGGCGAATGGGGCGAGCCCGTCGAGCTACTGATCCCGCACGACCGCTACGACCTCATCAATCAGTTGCACGAGGCTGGTGCCATCACGAGTAAGGAAGTCACCGATGAGGGGGTCCACATCGAGGGCACGGCACCTAAGCGGTTGCTTGACCAAGTGAAGCCTTTTCTAATAAATGGCAGGACGATTGCTTAA
- a CDS encoding outer membrane lipoprotein-sorting protein has product MKTRLSIILLASLALLGFRTVSPEERAKDIIQRAEGHFTIQEYAELYRYVRITNDGDVFEGQMLIIFRYKDDKINGVFRLLPDDDNKGVTLLSRQEPNQRPKLEMYDHNTDEGGPVELSEVRKKLGDTDWYLEGIYDDDHNPWIYENVKSANYRGYDVDVIVGRYRERDMRDATGYDHRRMLIRKSDEQPLSIEFYDYSGQLIYCVDLLSNEHFDFQGETKSRTRQLQLIDFQTGSTTVLTRIRSNWNPQLPEKIYALEYADDWNEETDRLVTSKLMRDLNSY; this is encoded by the coding sequence ATGAAAACACGCCTGTCCATCATTCTGCTTGCCAGCCTGGCACTGCTCGGCTTTCGCACGGTTTCCCCCGAAGAACGCGCCAAAGACATTATCCAGCGCGCCGAGGGGCACTTTACCATTCAGGAGTATGCCGAGTTGTATCGCTACGTGCGCATTACCAATGATGGCGACGTATTTGAGGGCCAGATGTTGATCATTTTTCGCTACAAGGATGACAAGATAAACGGCGTCTTCCGCCTCCTGCCCGACGACGACAACAAGGGCGTCACCCTGCTCAGCCGACAAGAGCCCAACCAACGGCCCAAGCTCGAAATGTATGACCACAATACTGACGAGGGCGGCCCGGTTGAGCTAAGTGAAGTTCGCAAAAAGTTGGGCGACACAGACTGGTATCTGGAAGGCATCTACGACGACGACCACAATCCGTGGATCTACGAAAACGTAAAATCAGCCAACTACCGCGGCTACGATGTCGATGTGATCGTGGGCCGCTACCGGGAGCGCGACATGCGCGATGCCACGGGCTATGACCACCGCCGCATGCTGATCCGCAAGTCCGACGAGCAGCCGCTGAGCATTGAGTTTTACGACTACAGCGGCCAGCTCATATACTGCGTGGACCTGCTCAGCAACGAGCACTTTGACTTCCAGGGCGAGACGAAATCCCGCACCAGGCAGCTACAACTGATCGACTTTCAGACTGGCTCCACCACCGTGCTGACCCGCATTCGCAGCAACTGGAATCCGCAACTGCCCGAGAAAATTTACGCACTGGAATACGCCGACGATTGGAACGAGGAAACGGACCGTTTGGTAACCAGCAAACTAATGCGCGACCTGAATAGTTACTAA
- a CDS encoding dienelactone hydrolase family protein, translating into MSAPMLPIRASVLAFLMSGASALAAFTTEIVFFDMPQNLLRQVIPAPSAQLAALPGYPNNPNQLTLAAQIYVPDVNIHGNGPFPAVIFLHGSGGNWSNDLIANGPLSHLEQWGEMLADLGFVALLVDSYNPRGIDGNFGSRRPSYDPLVDDDLCSPNYERPKDVVAALTYLAGRGDIDTENIGLIGFSHGAQTGMNAVLDASVDLGTYEVSYVDLVAVKNTNPVQYVEETVMKEVDSPVRIPDNLPFPKFGAFYYGGGSHYRYHGQASSIAAGRYMLDRRMQVLVFHGTEDSLMGIANPNVTPMTGTLYPMKQLLSSSLQAQAEGVDDPLKHHFIFDLAEHSFDLATLAAEVDWNTINEDADQKAKRLARVEVLKWLEYCLRPGPAVSMAPQPSPGMVDLTTNTNASLHYQWHYSDDLSAWFPLGSDFDGDGNTSITETTLGGNDTRFFYLDYQPIEPPFDDPDNAGFFRDYSDFSY; encoded by the coding sequence ATGTCTGCTCCAATGCTACCGATCCGTGCCAGCGTGCTGGCCTTTCTCATGAGTGGCGCATCTGCGCTGGCGGCTTTTACCACGGAAATCGTGTTCTTCGACATGCCGCAAAATCTTCTGCGACAAGTCATCCCCGCGCCTTCGGCGCAGCTCGCGGCGCTGCCGGGCTATCCCAACAATCCGAACCAACTGACCCTCGCCGCGCAAATTTACGTGCCGGATGTTAACATCCACGGCAACGGGCCGTTCCCGGCGGTTATTTTTTTACACGGTTCGGGCGGCAACTGGTCCAATGACCTGATTGCCAATGGACCGCTCTCGCACCTGGAGCAGTGGGGCGAAATGCTGGCCGATCTGGGTTTCGTCGCGCTGTTGGTGGACAGCTACAATCCGCGCGGCATCGACGGTAACTTCGGCAGTCGCCGGCCCAGCTACGACCCGCTCGTCGACGACGATCTGTGCTCGCCCAACTACGAGCGCCCCAAAGACGTGGTGGCGGCCTTGACCTATCTGGCCGGGCGAGGCGATATCGACACGGAAAATATTGGTCTGATCGGCTTTTCACACGGGGCGCAAACCGGGATGAACGCGGTGCTCGATGCGTCGGTCGATCTGGGAACTTATGAGGTTAGCTACGTTGACTTGGTGGCGGTTAAAAATACAAATCCGGTTCAGTACGTCGAAGAGACGGTGATGAAGGAAGTCGACAGCCCGGTGCGCATACCGGACAATCTGCCGTTCCCGAAGTTTGGCGCGTTCTACTATGGTGGCGGCTCACACTACCGCTACCATGGTCAGGCTAGCTCAATTGCGGCGGGCCGTTACATGCTCGACCGCCGGATGCAGGTGCTGGTGTTTCACGGCACCGAGGATAGCCTCATGGGCATTGCCAACCCCAACGTGACGCCGATGACGGGCACGCTTTATCCGATGAAGCAGCTGCTGTCATCCAGTCTGCAAGCGCAGGCTGAAGGCGTCGATGATCCGCTGAAGCATCACTTTATTTTCGATTTGGCCGAGCACTCCTTCGACTTGGCGACGCTTGCCGCGGAGGTCGACTGGAACACCATCAACGAAGACGCCGACCAGAAAGCGAAGCGCCTGGCCCGCGTTGAGGTGCTCAAATGGTTGGAGTATTGCCTGCGCCCGGGACCAGCAGTTAGCATGGCACCACAGCCGTCGCCCGGCATGGTGGATTTAACGACAAACACCAACGCCAGCCTGCACTACCAGTGGCATTACAGCGATGATCTTTCAGCCTGGTTCCCGCTCGGGTCTGACTTCGATGGCGACGGCAACACCAGCATCACCGAAACCACGCTGGGCGGCAATGATACGCGTTTCTTTTACCTCGACTACCAGCCGATCGAGCCGCCGTTTGACGACCCGGACAATGCCGGTTTCTTCCGTGATTACAGCGATTTCAGCTATTAA